A single region of the Mesotoga sp. Brook.08.105.5.1 genome encodes:
- a CDS encoding tyrosine-type recombinase/integrase: MEFVEAVERFKDNMEYVRNMSFNTIAAYLSDLHHFQLFLESHNTDFKEVKRRDIELFVKEYSQGKYSRKRPSATTVSRNLSTIRSFYTFLYISGTVGKVPTELIKNPKTRRRIPDYISHDEVMKIISSFKETNLGKRNKAIVAVMYFCGLRVSEVCKLRLGDLRMGNSPAVRILSGKGNRDREVPLNDQVLAIIKDYLQIRKDFPLSEYEDHVFIGTRGEPMARNVIPKVLNTQIKLVYPEKRVTPHIFRHSFATQLLQKGASIKTVQELLGHANLSTTSIYLHITDREKRAAVQLLSD, from the coding sequence ATGGAGTTTGTCGAAGCCGTCGAGAGATTCAAGGACAATATGGAATATGTTAGGAATATGTCATTCAATACTATCGCAGCATATCTTTCGGATCTTCACCACTTTCAGTTGTTTCTAGAGAGTCATAATACCGATTTTAAAGAGGTGAAGAGAAGAGACATCGAACTTTTCGTGAAGGAGTATTCTCAGGGGAAGTACTCCAGGAAGAGGCCTTCAGCAACTACCGTCTCGAGGAACCTCTCAACTATTAGGTCATTCTATACATTTCTTTATATAAGCGGTACGGTTGGCAAGGTCCCTACGGAGCTCATAAAGAACCCTAAGACGAGACGCAGGATCCCCGACTACATAAGTCATGATGAGGTAATGAAGATCATATCGTCTTTCAAGGAAACCAATCTTGGCAAGAGAAACAAGGCTATTGTGGCGGTGATGTACTTCTGTGGACTGAGAGTCAGCGAAGTATGCAAACTAAGACTCGGTGATCTTAGGATGGGTAATTCGCCAGCTGTAAGAATACTGAGCGGAAAGGGAAATAGAGACAGGGAGGTTCCTCTGAACGATCAGGTCCTTGCCATAATTAAGGATTACCTCCAGATAAGGAAGGATTTCCCCCTCAGCGAGTATGAGGATCATGTCTTTATCGGGACCCGTGGGGAGCCGATGGCGAGGAACGTTATTCCAAAAGTACTGAATACACAAATAAAACTTGTATATCCAGAGAAACGAGTAACTCCGCATATATTCAGACATAGTTTTGCTACACAACTTCTACAAAAAGGAGCAAGCATAAAAACAGTACAGGAATTACTTGGCCATGCTAATCTTTCTACAACTAGTATATATTTGCATATAACCGACAGAGAAAAGAGAGCGGCTGTACAATTGCTTTCTGATTAA
- a CDS encoding carbohydrate kinase family protein, protein MRLSVVGNVNIDLSAFINESKNVEENRIKEMMFTIGGSAANTAIMLSRLRKNVFLQGAVGTDRFGDMAIEALTREGVDIRYLARIEGKTGFCFSAVSTDGQRHLFTYRGVNEVNYPVDVSSDFYHFGGIAPDQVINLLKEIREPRFSYNPGGIVTFERGAEVADLAAQCEVLLVNKSEWLHLRGFLKTEPKVVVVTLGAEGAKISDGKRVDAFPTEVVDTTGAGDSFNAGFLHAYLSGRTETECLKTGNLLASMVVARPGASPFFSYSDIQRLASKYNIVVDMLV, encoded by the coding sequence ATGAGATTATCTGTGGTTGGCAATGTGAATATAGATCTCAGCGCCTTCATCAACGAAAGTAAAAATGTTGAAGAGAACAGGATTAAGGAAATGATGTTCACTATCGGAGGAAGTGCGGCAAACACGGCAATCATGTTGAGTAGGTTGAGAAAGAACGTGTTTTTGCAGGGTGCAGTGGGGACTGATCGGTTCGGCGACATGGCAATAGAGGCTTTGACAAGAGAAGGGGTGGATATTCGGTATCTAGCTCGAATAGAAGGAAAGACGGGATTCTGTTTCTCCGCAGTTTCTACAGACGGCCAAAGACACCTGTTCACATACAGGGGTGTTAATGAAGTCAATTATCCTGTTGATGTATCCTCTGACTTCTACCATTTTGGGGGGATAGCCCCCGATCAAGTTATCAATCTCTTGAAGGAGATCCGTGAGCCGAGGTTTTCTTATAACCCGGGAGGGATAGTGACCTTTGAAAGAGGTGCAGAAGTTGCTGATCTTGCTGCGCAATGCGAAGTGCTTCTTGTTAACAAGAGCGAATGGCTACATCTTAGAGGCTTTTTGAAGACTGAGCCAAAAGTTGTTGTGGTTACTCTTGGAGCGGAGGGAGCAAAGATCAGTGACGGGAAACGCGTAGACGCCTTTCCCACAGAGGTAGTAGATACAACGGGAGCGGGAGACTCTTTCAACGCAGGATTCTTGCATGCATATCTTTCCGGTAGGACGGAAACAGAATGCTTGAAGACAGGAAATTTGCTTGCATCTATGGTTGTTGCCAGACCTGGAGCTAGTCCATTCTTTTCGTATTCGGATATACAACGATTAGCTAGTAAATATAACATTGTAGTCGATATGCTAGTATAA
- the yihA gene encoding ribosome biogenesis GTP-binding protein YihA/YsxC codes for MMVKSAELVRTVYTKGEYPPPLRREIAFAGRSNVGKSSLLNALFGRKLAKTSSTPGKTRSINFYGVNGEIYFVDLPGYGYAKASMSEREKWQRLITDYFESREDLSLVVMLVDIRHPLQPADEQMLEWLTHYSIPFVLVLTKADKLSKNRQLQMKRSITEEVTFWGKPPVFAVSSEKRQGTEELLGVLIQ; via the coding sequence GTGATGGTGAAGAGTGCTGAACTTGTCCGAACTGTATACACGAAAGGCGAATATCCCCCTCCATTAAGGAGGGAGATAGCCTTCGCAGGAAGGTCAAATGTCGGCAAGTCTTCTTTGTTGAACGCTTTGTTTGGAAGGAAACTTGCGAAGACAAGTTCGACTCCTGGAAAGACAAGATCGATAAATTTCTATGGAGTAAACGGAGAGATCTATTTCGTTGATCTGCCCGGTTATGGATATGCAAAGGCCTCTATGTCGGAAAGAGAGAAGTGGCAGAGGCTGATTACCGACTATTTCGAATCGAGAGAAGACCTCTCTCTCGTTGTTATGCTCGTTGACATAAGGCACCCGTTGCAGCCGGCAGACGAGCAGATGCTTGAGTGGCTTACGCACTATTCCATCCCTTTTGTCTTGGTTCTGACAAAGGCCGACAAACTATCGAAGAATCGCCAGCTCCAGATGAAAAGATCGATAACCGAGGAAGTTACCTTTTGGGGAAAACCTCCGGTATTTGCAGTTTCTTCAGAGAAACGGCAGGGAACCGAAGAGCTTCTAGGAGTTCTGATTCAGTAG
- the lon gene encoding endopeptidase La has product MAQKFELLEKAAVGSERKIEIPDKLPVIPTRTNMLVYPSSVMPLYVGREKSLAALEESIGKFNQMVFLVSQRDITKEEPEIEDLFEIGTIARIVQLMKMPDGNYKILVEGLTRARLSSVEEGESTFIVVAEKLKSKGRKSKMLQALVRRVKELALRYVSMSRRFPDEAIMALEDTSDADKFADFVSSMVPFSLEEKQRLLEEIEAKDRLNTLMELLTREIEILSLEEELDKRVKQKIEQGQKEYYLREKMRAIQEELEGEEDEEIKELKEMAESGELPQEVKEKAEQEISRLEKMSPYSPEATVVRTYLDWLLNLPWQKETDDEIVIKDVRKTLDNNHYGLDDVKERILEFLAARRFSKNLRTPILCLVGPPGVGKTSLGRSVSEAMGRKFGRISLGGMRDEAEIRGHRRTYVGALPGRIMQMIRKLKTRNPVIVLDEVDKMGISFQGDPASALLEVLDPEQNNSFTDHFLEVPFDLSRVLFITTANVLYSIPAALKDRMEIIEIPGYTESEKYHIAREHILPKLLDEYNMKAGRLKITPAATRDVIRDYTREAGVRELDRNLAKIIRKATLKIAEGADSISVGVNELGEYLGAPLFKESDFRKHPEVGVVTGLAWTSVGGEIMYIEVLPVSGKGKTIITGQLGDVMKESAQIAASLARKLCGDEKFNEIFEKKDFHIHVPEGAVPKDGPSAGITLTTAIVSAVTGRKVRNDIAMTGEITLRGKVLPIGGLKEKLMAAYRARMKKVLIPLANKRDLDKVPEEIKSKLEFVFVENISEVLEEALIQGDGEEC; this is encoded by the coding sequence ATGGCTCAGAAGTTTGAGTTGCTTGAAAAGGCTGCTGTAGGAAGCGAGCGAAAGATTGAGATACCCGACAAACTGCCGGTTATACCGACGAGAACAAACATGTTGGTATATCCTTCTTCAGTTATGCCGTTGTATGTTGGACGCGAGAAGTCTCTGGCGGCGCTGGAGGAGTCAATTGGCAAATTCAATCAGATGGTATTTCTCGTTTCTCAGAGGGACATTACTAAAGAAGAACCCGAGATCGAGGATCTATTCGAGATTGGAACGATAGCGAGAATAGTACAGCTGATGAAGATGCCCGATGGGAACTACAAGATTCTTGTTGAAGGCTTGACAAGAGCCAGGCTCTCTTCAGTGGAGGAAGGAGAGAGCACGTTTATCGTCGTTGCAGAGAAGCTGAAGTCCAAGGGTAGAAAAAGTAAGATGCTTCAGGCGCTGGTTCGAAGGGTGAAGGAACTTGCGCTGAGATATGTATCGATGAGCAGACGTTTCCCCGACGAAGCGATAATGGCGCTGGAAGATACTTCCGATGCAGACAAGTTTGCAGATTTCGTTTCCTCAATGGTGCCCTTTTCTTTGGAAGAGAAACAACGTCTTCTCGAGGAAATTGAAGCGAAGGATCGTCTCAATACGCTAATGGAGTTACTAACGAGAGAGATAGAGATTCTCTCTCTAGAGGAAGAACTAGACAAAAGGGTTAAACAGAAGATTGAGCAGGGGCAGAAGGAGTACTACCTGAGAGAAAAGATGAGAGCGATCCAGGAGGAGCTCGAGGGCGAAGAAGACGAGGAAATCAAAGAGCTTAAAGAGATGGCCGAGTCCGGCGAGCTTCCTCAGGAGGTAAAGGAAAAGGCAGAGCAAGAGATCTCGAGACTGGAAAAGATGTCCCCATATTCTCCGGAAGCGACGGTTGTGAGAACCTATCTCGATTGGTTGTTGAACCTCCCTTGGCAGAAAGAGACAGATGATGAGATAGTGATCAAGGACGTCAGAAAGACTCTTGATAACAATCATTATGGACTGGACGATGTGAAGGAAAGGATTCTTGAATTCCTGGCGGCCAGGAGGTTTTCGAAGAACCTGCGCACTCCGATTCTTTGCCTCGTTGGGCCTCCGGGTGTTGGGAAGACTTCACTTGGTCGGTCTGTTTCCGAGGCTATGGGAAGGAAGTTTGGTAGAATCTCGTTGGGAGGCATGAGAGACGAGGCAGAAATAAGGGGCCACAGACGTACTTATGTAGGAGCGCTTCCGGGCAGGATTATGCAGATGATCAGAAAGCTGAAGACCAGAAATCCGGTAATCGTGCTTGATGAAGTCGACAAGATGGGAATCAGTTTTCAAGGAGACCCCGCTTCTGCTCTTCTCGAGGTCCTTGATCCCGAGCAGAACAACAGTTTTACCGATCATTTTCTGGAAGTGCCTTTTGACCTTTCCAGAGTCCTGTTCATTACCACGGCAAACGTTCTCTATTCGATCCCTGCCGCTCTGAAAGACAGGATGGAGATTATCGAGATTCCAGGCTATACGGAGTCTGAGAAGTATCACATAGCCAGGGAGCATATATTGCCGAAGCTTCTCGATGAATACAACATGAAGGCCGGTAGACTCAAAATAACACCGGCCGCAACAAGAGACGTAATTAGAGACTACACAAGAGAAGCCGGAGTTAGGGAACTCGATAGAAATCTGGCGAAAATCATCAGAAAGGCCACCCTGAAAATAGCTGAGGGCGCTGATTCAATCTCGGTCGGTGTCAATGAACTGGGAGAGTATCTTGGAGCACCTCTATTCAAAGAGAGTGATTTCAGGAAGCATCCAGAGGTCGGCGTGGTGACTGGACTGGCCTGGACATCGGTTGGGGGAGAAATCATGTACATTGAAGTCCTGCCCGTTTCCGGGAAAGGAAAGACTATCATAACAGGTCAGCTGGGCGATGTTATGAAGGAATCGGCACAGATCGCGGCGTCGCTTGCCAGAAAGCTTTGTGGAGATGAGAAGTTCAACGAGATCTTCGAGAAGAAGGACTTCCATATCCACGTTCCCGAAGGGGCCGTTCCCAAGGATGGACCCAGTGCCGGGATTACTCTCACGACGGCGATTGTCTCGGCCGTCACCGGAAGAAAAGTGAGAAACGACATTGCAATGACTGGGGAGATAACTCTTAGAGGGAAGGTACTGCCCATTGGTGGTTTGAAAGAAAAGCTGATGGCAGCTTACCGTGCCAGAATGAAGAAGGTTCTGATTCCTCTTGCAAACAAGAGAGATCTCGATAAAGTCCCCGAAGAAATAAAGTCGAAACTGGAATTCGTCTTTGTTGAGAATATAAGCGAAGTACTAGAGGAGGCTTTGATTCAAGGTGATGGTGAAGAGTGCTGA
- a CDS encoding glycoside hydrolase family 1 protein encodes MLSFPDGFIWGVATAGHQIEGSNVFSDWYKWEHQGKVKNGDTSDIACGSWENLDRDLEAVKALGVKAYRFSVEWARIEPKINRFDDSVLERYRDFSKALTENGIQPILTLNHFVLPQWFSEMGGWENKENLRYFRRFVSRIVESMGEFIHYWVTVNEPNVYAVMGYLTGEWPPEVKDMGRAMKVLANLLYVHSEAYDVIRESNPTAMVGVAVNMMPFFPLRKFHPGDRLVANYLDRVYNYSYLDSLMKGSIVKPLGEGEAVPEIESKLDFLGINYYTRIFAKYSKPLPEIAAGNEFEKTEMGYEFFPQGIEEVVLKAYKRYRLPIMITENGIADKSDARRWEYIEKALSGLRNAMDKGARVFGYLYWSLMDNFEWKEGYSMKFGLYETVQESLELRPRESVAKFRDFIRDSLK; translated from the coding sequence ATGCTTTCATTTCCAGACGGGTTCATATGGGGTGTCGCAACGGCCGGTCATCAAATAGAAGGAAGCAATGTCTTTTCTGATTGGTACAAATGGGAACATCAGGGAAAGGTCAAGAATGGCGACACTTCCGACATAGCTTGTGGTAGCTGGGAGAATCTCGACAGGGATCTGGAGGCTGTTAAGGCTTTGGGTGTAAAGGCCTACAGATTCTCGGTTGAGTGGGCGAGAATTGAACCAAAAATCAACAGATTTGATGACAGTGTACTAGAGAGATACAGAGATTTCTCCAAGGCGCTTACTGAGAACGGAATCCAGCCCATTCTTACTCTCAACCATTTCGTTCTTCCTCAATGGTTCTCGGAGATGGGAGGCTGGGAGAATAAGGAGAACCTGCGTTACTTTCGTCGTTTCGTCTCGAGAATCGTCGAGTCTATGGGCGAATTCATTCACTACTGGGTCACTGTGAACGAACCGAACGTCTACGCAGTCATGGGCTATTTGACGGGAGAATGGCCGCCGGAAGTCAAGGATATGGGAAGGGCTATGAAAGTCCTCGCTAATCTTCTCTATGTCCACAGCGAGGCATATGACGTAATAAGGGAGTCGAATCCAACGGCGATGGTAGGGGTAGCTGTTAATATGATGCCTTTCTTCCCTCTCAGAAAGTTCCATCCAGGAGACAGGCTGGTAGCAAATTATCTGGACAGAGTCTACAACTACAGTTATCTTGATAGTCTGATGAAGGGCAGTATAGTTAAGCCTCTCGGCGAAGGAGAAGCGGTGCCTGAGATAGAATCAAAGCTCGATTTCCTGGGCATCAATTACTACACGCGAATCTTCGCCAAGTACTCGAAGCCCCTCCCTGAAATCGCAGCGGGTAATGAATTTGAGAAAACGGAAATGGGGTATGAGTTCTTCCCGCAGGGGATTGAAGAGGTTGTTCTGAAGGCATATAAGAGGTATCGACTGCCGATAATGATCACTGAGAATGGAATTGCCGACAAATCGGACGCACGACGATGGGAGTATATCGAGAAAGCTTTGTCAGGACTAAGAAACGCTATGGATAAGGGAGCCCGTGTATTCGGTTATCTGTACTGGTCACTTATGGACAATTTCGAATGGAAAGAAGGCTACTCAATGAAGTTCGGACTCTACGAAACGGTTCAAGAGAGTCTCGAATTAAGGCCTAGAGAGAGCGTTGCAAAATTCAGAGATTTCATCAGGGACAGTCTGAAATAG
- the glpK gene encoding glycerol kinase GlpK translates to MKYILAIDQGTSSSKAVLFDEELYQVAVAQEEFAQIYPKPGWVEHDPRDIILSTMGSIEKVVSDARISFREIAAIGITNQRETVVAWDSVTDQPLYNAIVWQDRRTADRCREIEESHGELIRRKTGLKPDPYFSATKMEWLLENVPVVREAARKGRLRFGTIDSWLIWNLTRENLHVCDFSNASRTMLFNIEKLEWDRDLLNLFGVEKEFLPEVVESSKLLGPSIYGPNIGGIAGDQQASLFGQTAFQTGDAKCTYGTGSFILMNIGNKPKISDHGLLTTIGWKSTEETVYAVEGSIFATGALISWLKDGLGIIDSPSDTEPLAREVNDNGGVFFSGALTGLGAPYWNSSARGMMIGLTRGTRKAHIVRAVLEYIAFRTREILELMEKETGITLNKLLVDGGVTRNNFLMEMQANILNIPVDRSLIKETTALGAAMLAGICTDLWDRESLKNKRISEVVFEPSGDRMEAEYKRWKEALKRSMNWAN, encoded by the coding sequence ATGAAGTATATTCTTGCTATCGATCAGGGAACGAGCAGCAGCAAAGCCGTTCTTTTTGATGAAGAACTGTATCAAGTTGCCGTTGCTCAGGAGGAGTTTGCGCAGATCTATCCCAAACCCGGGTGGGTTGAGCACGATCCTAGAGACATCATCTTAAGCACAATGGGTTCAATTGAGAAAGTAGTCTCGGATGCCAGGATCTCATTCAGGGAAATTGCGGCAATCGGCATCACAAATCAAAGAGAAACGGTCGTTGCCTGGGATTCGGTGACTGATCAGCCGCTCTACAACGCAATAGTGTGGCAGGATAGAAGAACTGCCGACAGATGCAGAGAGATTGAAGAGTCTCATGGAGAATTGATAAGACGAAAGACCGGCCTCAAGCCGGATCCCTATTTCTCCGCGACGAAGATGGAATGGCTGCTGGAGAATGTACCGGTAGTTCGAGAGGCGGCAAGAAAAGGGCGATTAAGATTTGGTACGATTGACTCCTGGTTAATCTGGAATCTGACTAGAGAGAATCTCCATGTTTGTGATTTCTCGAACGCGTCGAGAACGATGTTGTTCAACATCGAGAAGCTTGAATGGGATCGCGACCTACTCAATCTCTTTGGAGTGGAGAAAGAGTTTCTGCCCGAAGTGGTGGAATCGAGTAAGCTTCTCGGTCCTTCGATCTACGGCCCAAATATCGGGGGAATAGCTGGAGATCAACAGGCATCGCTGTTCGGTCAGACGGCCTTTCAGACCGGTGACGCGAAATGTACTTATGGGACTGGTTCATTTATATTGATGAACATTGGAAACAAACCAAAGATTTCCGATCATGGCTTGCTTACGACAATAGGCTGGAAGTCAACGGAAGAGACAGTCTACGCTGTGGAAGGTTCGATATTTGCCACCGGAGCCCTTATAAGCTGGTTGAAAGATGGACTGGGGATTATTGACAGCCCTTCCGATACGGAGCCTCTTGCCAGAGAAGTCAATGACAATGGAGGAGTCTTTTTCTCCGGTGCCTTGACAGGGCTGGGAGCTCCTTACTGGAACTCCTCAGCAAGAGGAATGATGATCGGTCTAACAAGGGGAACGAGGAAGGCACATATAGTAAGAGCCGTTCTCGAATACATCGCTTTCAGGACAAGAGAAATTCTTGAGCTGATGGAAAAAGAAACGGGAATCACGCTCAACAAGCTGCTTGTTGACGGAGGAGTTACCCGAAATAACTTCTTGATGGAGATGCAGGCAAATATCCTGAATATCCCGGTTGACAGATCTCTGATAAAGGAAACGACCGCGCTTGGTGCTGCAATGCTTGCAGGAATATGCACAGATCTCTGGGATCGGGAGAGCTTGAAGAACAAGAGAATAAGCGAAGTTGTCTTCGAACCTTCGGGCGATAGAATGGAGGCAGAGTACAAAAGGTGGAAAGAGGCGTTGAAGAGATCTATGAACTGGGCGAACTAG
- the tsaE gene encoding tRNA (adenosine(37)-N6)-threonylcarbamoyltransferase complex ATPase subunit type 1 TsaE — protein MERGVEEIYELGELELKNLETFAQELGEALEGGETVLLFGDLGSGKTTFVKALASGLGIDKDSVRSPTFNIVNFYPGRSSTGGSADVETVRVHPALIHVDLYRITGEEEVLDLAIYDLMNCNTVLAVEWPKLYFKYVCEPYLIVELEHFDEIKRTVKLKPFGRRMKSILDRLVKRIDQDKNEGR, from the coding sequence GTGGAAAGAGGCGTTGAAGAGATCTATGAACTGGGCGAACTAGAGCTGAAAAATCTCGAGACTTTTGCACAAGAACTTGGAGAGGCACTCGAAGGAGGAGAGACGGTCCTTCTATTCGGTGATCTGGGCAGTGGAAAAACGACGTTTGTAAAGGCGCTGGCCAGCGGGTTGGGAATCGATAAGGATAGCGTGAGAAGTCCGACTTTCAACATTGTCAACTTCTATCCCGGCCGATCCTCGACTGGCGGAAGCGCCGATGTCGAAACGGTAAGAGTGCATCCCGCTCTCATTCACGTCGATCTGTACAGGATTACCGGTGAAGAAGAGGTTCTGGATCTAGCTATCTACGATCTAATGAATTGCAATACGGTTCTAGCGGTAGAATGGCCTAAACTTTACTTTAAGTATGTCTGCGAGCCTTATCTCATAGTTGAACTGGAGCATTTCGACGAGATCAAGCGAACCGTGAAATTGAAGCCATTCGGCCGCAGAATGAAGAGCATTTTGGATCGTTTGGTTAAGAGAATAGATCAAGATAAGAATGAAGGAAGGTGA
- a CDS encoding DUF362 domain-containing protein, whose amino-acid sequence MENENLMKRVAVLSSPEYARCRKKISEGLDLIEFNETLQGKKVLLKVNLLSARSPENCVTTNPAFVRAVAEIFMERGANVSIGDSPASVSTAVAAHASGIASVCEDLGVPLVDFDDPVPVVLEHGTYRSFEIARPVLETDLLVNLPKLKTHSLTQVTFGVKNLFGCVPGVKKQGWHFRVRNMKEFSVMLLDLAGYLKPSLTIIDGVEGMDGNGPSNGRIIRPGIIGISEDVFALDDAIAELFGVINSKVPILRLAREKGLVGNYKVVGDEVEPKKLSLPETNLIGVYGASLLRRLVTKFPKIDRKKCVSCRVCERACPAGAIDISRLNIDYGKCIACYVCHELCPEDAIVFRRRIHR is encoded by the coding sequence ATGGAAAACGAGAATCTAATGAAAAGGGTGGCGGTCCTAAGCAGCCCAGAATACGCAAGGTGCAGGAAGAAGATTAGCGAAGGGCTGGACCTGATCGAGTTCAACGAAACTCTGCAGGGAAAGAAAGTTCTTCTGAAAGTGAATCTTCTATCGGCAAGATCTCCGGAAAACTGTGTAACCACGAATCCTGCTTTTGTGCGCGCGGTTGCAGAGATCTTCATGGAGAGGGGAGCCAATGTGAGCATCGGGGATTCTCCGGCAAGCGTGAGCACTGCAGTCGCTGCCCATGCATCCGGGATCGCCTCTGTCTGCGAAGACCTGGGCGTTCCACTTGTCGATTTCGATGATCCCGTTCCTGTAGTCCTGGAGCATGGTACGTACAGAAGCTTCGAAATTGCCAGGCCGGTTCTTGAAACCGATCTTCTGGTGAATCTTCCGAAGCTCAAGACACATTCACTCACTCAGGTCACATTCGGGGTAAAGAATCTTTTTGGCTGTGTTCCGGGTGTTAAGAAGCAGGGTTGGCATTTCAGAGTAAGAAACATGAAGGAGTTCTCGGTTATGCTTCTTGATCTGGCTGGCTATTTGAAGCCGTCCCTGACAATAATCGACGGCGTAGAAGGCATGGATGGCAACGGTCCGTCGAACGGGAGGATTATAAGGCCAGGAATAATTGGCATTTCAGAAGATGTTTTCGCACTAGATGATGCCATCGCAGAACTCTTTGGAGTGATAAATTCGAAGGTCCCAATTCTCCGTTTGGCAAGGGAGAAAGGGTTAGTAGGAAATTACAAGGTTGTCGGAGATGAAGTCGAGCCGAAAAAACTCTCTCTCCCCGAGACAAATTTAATAGGTGTTTACGGTGCATCCCTATTGAGGAGATTAGTAACAAAGTTTCCGAAAATAGATAGGAAGAAGTGTGTGAGCTGTCGTGTTTGCGAGAGGGCCTGTCCGGCTGGAGCAATCGACATAAGCAGGTTAAATATCGATTATGGTAAGTGTATAGCTTGTTACGTTTGCCATGAACTTTGCCCTGAAGATGCTATCGTCTTCAGAAGACGTATTCATAGATAG